The DNA segment TGAAAAAAGAGAGAATAGGAAGATTATTAAAAATGCATGCTAACTCTAGAGAAGAAGTTAAAGAACTTTATGCTGGAGAAATTGGTGCAGTTGTTGGTCTTAAAGATACAATTACAGGTGATACATTAGCAAGTGAAAAAGATCCAGTTATTCTAGAAAGAATGGATTTCCCAGAACCAGTTATCTCTGTTGCGGTTGAGCCAAAAACAAAAGCTGATCAAGAGAAAATGGGTATTGCATTAGGTAAACTTGCTGAAGAGGATCCATCATTTAAAGTATGGACTGATGAAGAAACTGGACAAACTATTATTGCAGGAATGGGTGAATTACACCTTGAAATTCTTGTAGATAGAATGAAAAGAGAATTTAAAGTTGAGGCTGAAGTAGGTGCTCCACAAGTTGCATATAGAGAAACTATCAGAAATGCTGTTAAGCAAGAGTATAAATATGCAAAACAATCTGGAGGTAAAGGTCAATATGGACATGTTTACTTAGAGATTAAACCATTACCAGCAGGTAGTGAGCCAACATTTAAATTCAATAATGATATTAAAGGTGGGGTTGTACCAAAAGAGTATATTCCAGCTGTTGAAAAAGGTGCATTTGAAGCTATGCAAGGTGGTATTCTTGCAGGTTATCCAATGGTTGATATCGAAGTTACTCTTTATGATGGAAGCTACCATGAAGTGGATTCATCTGAGATGGCATTTAAATTAGCTGCTTCAATGGGATTCAAACAAGGGTGTAGAAGTGCAGCTGCAGGTGCAGTTTTACTTGAGCCAATGATGAAAGTTGAAATTGAAACTCCTGAAGATTATATGGGAGATGTTATTGGTGACTGTAACAAAAGAAGAGGACAAGTTCAATCTATGGATGACAGAGCAGGTATCAAACTTGTTACTGCAATGATTCCATTATCTGAAATGTTCGGATATTCAACAGATTTAAGATCTATGTCTCAAGGAAGAGCAACATATTCTATGATATTTGACTCTTACCAAGAAGTTCCTAGAAATGTATCTGAAGAGATTATGAAAAAAAGAAATGGTTAATCCATTTTAGATTTTTATTAGAAAGGGATGTGCTAGTGCATGTCCCTTTTTTTATTAGATTTATATAATTAATCTACTAAAATGATTTTTTATATAAGTTTATTAATAAAGAGGAAGTATTGAGATTAGAAAGAAGTTGTAAACACTTAGATAAAATCGAAAATATTGGAGTGATTCTTAGACCACAAAGTCCAGAGTTGAAAAATGTATATTTTAAAATTGAAGCTATGTTTTTAGAAAAAAATATAAATTTAATACTTGAAGAAAACTCTGCTAATATGATAGAAAAACAAGGAATTGATTTTGATACTTTGTGTAAAAAAGTAGATTTCTTAATAAGTATTGGAGGAGATGGAACTCTTTTAGGATTAGCAAGAAAAGCTTTTAAGTATGATTTGCCAGTTTTAGGAATAAATCTAGGAACATTAGGTTTTTTAACAGATTTAAGTATGGAACAACTTCCAAAATTTATCGATGACTTAGTAAAAGATGATTATAAAATTAATCCTAGAATGATAATTGAAGGGCAAATAAAAGATAAAAAATTTATAGCTTTTAATGATATTGTAATATCTAGAAAAAATCTTTCAACTATGCTTGAAGTTAGAGCAAAAATTGATAAAAAAGCTTTTAATACATATTTTGGAGATGGACTTATTGTTTCAACACCTAGTGGTTCAACTGCCTATAATTTATCTGTTGGTGGACCAATAGTCTATCCACTAACAAATGCTTTTATAATAACTCCAATAGCACCGCATTCACTAACTCAAAGACCAATAGTTGTACCTGCTGATTTTGAAATTGAATTTAAAGTTACAAAAAATACAGGAGCAGTTGTAATTATTGATGGACAAGAATTATATGATTTAAATAAAGATGAAATTATAAAAATAAAAATAGCTACAAAAAAATCAAAAATGCTACATAGAAGTAGTAGAGATTTTTTTGAAGTTTTAAGTGAAAAATTAAGATGGGGAAATTAGTTTGATTAATAGAATTTATATTAAAAATTGTCTTAGTTTTAAAGAAGTAAATCTAGAGTTTCAAAAAGGTTTGAATATTTTCAGTGGTCCTAGTGGAGCAGGAAAATCTGTTTTAATGCAAGAGATTTTAGCATTATTTGCTTTTAATGATGTAAAAAGTGAATTAAGTGAACTTGAATTTACAAATAATAGTTTAGAAGATTTTACATATGGAATTGAAATTGGTGATGATTTAATCATAAAAAACATCAAAAAAGAGAAAGTAAGATATTTTTTAAATAATCAATCAATATCAAAAAAGAATTTACAAAACATCTCTTCGAAGTTGATAAAACAATTAAATTTAAAAGATACTAGTGATTTTGAAAGTCAAAGAATAATAGAGTTTTTAGATAGGTTATCTTCAAAAAACAGTATAGAATTCAAAAATATAAAAAAATTATTTGATGATAAATTTAAAGAGTTTTCTAGTATAAAAAAAGAGTTAAATAAACTATACGAAGATGAAAAAAAAATAGAAGATTTAAAAGATTTTGTAAAATTTGAGATAAAAAAAATAGAGGATATTGATCCAAAAGAGGATGAATATGAAAAACTAAATTCTATAAAAAAATCTTTAGCAAAAAAAGAAAAAATAGAAAAAGCTATGAATAGAGCAAGTACAATTTTTGAATTAAATAATAGCGTTACTGATTTATTACAGCTTTTAGAAATAGATTCTACATTTTTTGATGAAGCTATGAATGAACTAAATAATATTTTTGAAAAATCAAGTGATAGTTTAAATGAGCTTGACGATATAAATATTGAGGAAGTTTTAAATAGAATTGAAAAAATATCTAGTTTACAAAAGAGATTTGGTTCGATTAAAGAAGCTTTAGAATATAAAGAAGAAAAGAAATTAGAGTTAGAATCTTATATGAATATATCTTTTTCTAAAACTCGTTTAGAAAAAGAGTTCTCTTCATTAGAAATTGAAATTCAAAATATAGCTCAACAAATCAGCGAGTTTAGAAAAAGTAGCTTGCTTTTATTAGAAGATAAGATTAATTATTATTTAAAGTTTTTATATTTAAATAATGCAAAAATAGATTTAATTAACAAAGAGTTAGATTTTACAGGAATGGATGAAATATTATTTGAGTTAAATGAAGTTTCTCTTGATACTATTAGTTCTGGTGAGTATAATAGACTTAGGCTTGCTCTTTTAAGTGCTATTTCAGAGTTTGATATTGGAGAAAATGGAGTTCTGTTTTTAGATGAAATTGATGCAAATTTAAGTGGAAAAGAGAGTGATGCAATATCAAAAGTATTAATATCTCTTAGTAAAAATTATCAAATTTTTGCAATTTCACATCAACCTCAATTAACATCAAGTGCAAATCAGCATTTTTTAGTTGATAAAAAAGATGGAGTTTCGACTGTAAAATTATTAAATAGTAGTGAAAAAATAATTGAAATTGCAAGAATGATTAGTGGTGAAAGTGTAACAAATGAGGCTATAGAATTTGCAAAAAATCTTCTGAAATAATAATCAAATATATCTTTCTCCTATTTTTCGCTATAATGAGAAACGACCAAAAAATCTGGAGAAACGATGTTTAAAAACTTGTCATTAAAATCGAAAGTTTTAATCCTATCATTTGTTACCATAATTGCTATATCATTTGCAATAGCAGTTGATGCAATATACTCAATTAAGAGTTTTTCAAATGAGAGTATTGAAAGTTATAAAAAAGAGGCTTACGCAAAAAAAGAGCAAGAGTTACAAAATTATGTATCTTTGGCGATAAAAACTGTTGAAGCTTATCATTCTAGAACATCTACTGATAAACTTAAACTAGAAGTTCAAGAAGAACTTGTAAAACAGACTAATTTTTTGTTTTCTATATTAGAGGCAGAGTATGAAAGAAATAAGAATTCTCTTTCTGAAGAAGCTTTAAAAGATAGATTAAAATCTATTGTAAACGCTACAAGATATGGTAAAACAGGATATTTCTGGATAAATGATTTTGATGCTGTTGTTTTAGTGCATCCAATAAATCAAAAACTTAACAATCAAAATATGCATGATTATAAAGACCCAAATGGAAAACAAATTTTTAAAGAATTTGCTGATTTAGCAAAGAAAAGTAAAGAAGGATTTGTTGACTATGTATGGCCAAAACCAGGATTTGATAAACCACAAGAAAAAGTATCTTTTGTAAAGCTTTTTAAACCATATAATTGGGTTATCGGTACTGGAGAGTATGTTGATAACTTGACAGCAAAAATTCAAGAAGAAGCACTAAAGACAATTTCAGAAATGAGATATGCTAATAATGACTATTTCTGGATAAATGATTCTAATCCAAAAATGATAATGCATCCAATGAATCAAAAATTAAATGGTTCAGACTTGAGTTCTTATGTAGATCCGTATGGTACAAAACTTTTTGTTGAAATGGTAAAAGTTGCAAATGCAAAATCTGAGGGTGGACTTGTAAAATATTATTGGGATAAACCAAATAAACCAAATGATCCAAAAGCTAAATTTTCATATGTACAAAAATTTGGACCATGGGATTGGATAATTGGAACAGGTGCCTATGTTGATGACATTGAAACTCAAATAGCTTCAATGGAAGATAATACTGCAAAAGAGATAAATACAATAATCTTTAGTATTGCTATTTTTACTTTAATATCAATAATTATTGCTTCAATAGTTTATAATATTTTTATAAAACAAACTTTGATTAGACCTTTAGAAGATTTAGATGAAGCGATTATAAAAATCAAAAATGCTGATGGTGAAACTGATCATATTGAAAAAAAATCAAATGATGAGATAGGTAAAGTTGTTGATAGTTTCAATAGTTATATTGCATCATTAAAAGAAGGATATATAGAGGATTCTAAAGTTATTGCTAATGTTGAAGAAGTAATTGAAAAAGTAATAAATGGTTTCTATGTTTATAAAGTTGAACAAAATTCTTCAAATCCTCAAATTAGAAAATTAAGAGATTCTATAAATACGATGATTGAAAGAACAAACCAAAACTTAGTTGGATTAAATAACATATTGATTGAATATGGTAATTCAAACTTTTCTATTGGTGATTCAAAAATTGATACATCAAAAGTTAATGGAATTATTTCTTCTTTAGCTGCTAGTACGCAGTTAATTGGAGTTACAGTTTCAGAATTCTTATCTATGATTGTTGGAAGTGGTAGACAGTTAAATGAAGATACAAATACTCTATCTCAAGCAGCAAATAGATTATCTGCTTCAGCAAATGAGCAAGCTGCTTCGTTAGAAGAGACAGCGGCTGCAATAGAAGAGATTACGTCTATTGTAAAATCAAGTGTTCAAAAAACAACTCAGATGTCAACTTTAGCTAAGCATTTACAACAATCTTCGATGGAAGGGGAGTCTCTTGCTACTAAGACAAATTATGCAATGGAAGAGATTGATAAGCAAGTAAGATCAATAAATGAAGCAATAAGCATAATTGACCAAATTGCTTTCCAAACAAATATTCTTTCATTAAATGCAGCTGTTGAAGCTGCAACTGCAGGAGAAGCTGGAAAAGGATTTGCAGTAGTTGCACAAGAGGTAAGAAATCTAGCAGCTAGAAGTGCGGAAGCTGCAAAAGATATTAAAAATATTGTTGAGATTGCAACTTCAAAAGCAAATGAAGGTAAAGATATTGCAAATGAGATGATAAATGGTTATTCAACATTAAATGCAAAAATTAATGAAACAATAAATCTAATTGAAGATGTATCTCAAGGTAGCAAAGAAGAAGAAAAAGGAATTATTCAAATAAATGATACTATAAATATTTTGGATAAAGCTACTCAAGTAAATGCAAATCAAGCTACAGTAATTAGTGATTTAGCAAGTGAAGTTGCGAATTTATCTACAAATCTTCTA comes from the Aliarcobacter cibarius genome and includes:
- a CDS encoding methyl-accepting chemotaxis protein: MFKNLSLKSKVLILSFVTIIAISFAIAVDAIYSIKSFSNESIESYKKEAYAKKEQELQNYVSLAIKTVEAYHSRTSTDKLKLEVQEELVKQTNFLFSILEAEYERNKNSLSEEALKDRLKSIVNATRYGKTGYFWINDFDAVVLVHPINQKLNNQNMHDYKDPNGKQIFKEFADLAKKSKEGFVDYVWPKPGFDKPQEKVSFVKLFKPYNWVIGTGEYVDNLTAKIQEEALKTISEMRYANNDYFWINDSNPKMIMHPMNQKLNGSDLSSYVDPYGTKLFVEMVKVANAKSEGGLVKYYWDKPNKPNDPKAKFSYVQKFGPWDWIIGTGAYVDDIETQIASMEDNTAKEINTIIFSIAIFTLISIIIASIVYNIFIKQTLIRPLEDLDEAIIKIKNADGETDHIEKKSNDEIGKVVDSFNSYIASLKEGYIEDSKVIANVEEVIEKVINGFYVYKVEQNSSNPQIRKLRDSINTMIERTNQNLVGLNNILIEYGNSNFSIGDSKIDTSKVNGIISSLAASTQLIGVTVSEFLSMIVGSGRQLNEDTNTLSQAANRLSASANEQAASLEETAAAIEEITSIVKSSVQKTTQMSTLAKHLQQSSMEGESLATKTNYAMEEIDKQVRSINEAISIIDQIAFQTNILSLNAAVEAATAGEAGKGFAVVAQEVRNLAARSAEAAKDIKNIVEIATSKANEGKDIANEMINGYSTLNAKINETINLIEDVSQGSKEEEKGIIQINDTINILDKATQVNANQATVISDLASEVANLSTNLLKIADRAKFKEFSHKEIEDIDLVFKVSKLKNDHIRFKLVNFDKVGQTKTAWTVTKPTDCDLGKWIAEQESLNNPFTKTQNWKDLKVNHEIVHNSVQKYINEDCKDNVDNELLNTLSKELDQATFEVFKSLDQLKKDNILEQNNFSKPTIENKQNIEIKSSKIELKPQEKTTKVIASKTNDDEWESF
- a CDS encoding AAA family ATPase, translating into MINRIYIKNCLSFKEVNLEFQKGLNIFSGPSGAGKSVLMQEILALFAFNDVKSELSELEFTNNSLEDFTYGIEIGDDLIIKNIKKEKVRYFLNNQSISKKNLQNISSKLIKQLNLKDTSDFESQRIIEFLDRLSSKNSIEFKNIKKLFDDKFKEFSSIKKELNKLYEDEKKIEDLKDFVKFEIKKIEDIDPKEDEYEKLNSIKKSLAKKEKIEKAMNRASTIFELNNSVTDLLQLLEIDSTFFDEAMNELNNIFEKSSDSLNELDDINIEEVLNRIEKISSLQKRFGSIKEALEYKEEKKLELESYMNISFSKTRLEKEFSSLEIEIQNIAQQISEFRKSSLLLLEDKINYYLKFLYLNNAKIDLINKELDFTGMDEILFELNEVSLDTISSGEYNRLRLALLSAISEFDIGENGVLFLDEIDANLSGKESDAISKVLISLSKNYQIFAISHQPQLTSSANQHFLVDKKDGVSTVKLLNSSEKIIEIARMISGESVTNEAIEFAKNLLK
- a CDS encoding NAD(+)/NADH kinase, translating into MRLERSCKHLDKIENIGVILRPQSPELKNVYFKIEAMFLEKNINLILEENSANMIEKQGIDFDTLCKKVDFLISIGGDGTLLGLARKAFKYDLPVLGINLGTLGFLTDLSMEQLPKFIDDLVKDDYKINPRMIIEGQIKDKKFIAFNDIVISRKNLSTMLEVRAKIDKKAFNTYFGDGLIVSTPSGSTAYNLSVGGPIVYPLTNAFIITPIAPHSLTQRPIVVPADFEIEFKVTKNTGAVVIIDGQELYDLNKDEIIKIKIATKKSKMLHRSSRDFFEVLSEKLRWGN